Proteins from a genomic interval of Diaphorobacter sp. HDW4A:
- a CDS encoding lytic transglycosylase domain-containing protein has translation MQWLKILTPLLLGASLASTVAPVSAQTRGDDVLLEMQKAFRQKDKQKLSALLSGARGHVLEPWAAYWELKARLEEATQDEVDAFLQRYAGSYQEDRLRNDWLLLLGQRRDWERFMDVHAKFRMRDDKEVQCYALNVDQMVGKATEEGADLILRNWYSQRELDDGCAYAASELFGNKKIKAIDVWRKARLAAEANRLRAVAKAVQIVAPEAAGGLREAIDSPTKYLTGRATARGKMKQEFIVLALIRMAMSDPAQAANILDNKWGVQLSAEERNWLWGLIGKQAANSLSPDALGYFNNVTRDADLNDDMLGWRVRAAMRAGQWKVVSRSIDAMSAAGRTDPTWVYWRGRAYLSNRPGDEDKANAKRLFESIAGTSNFYEQLAREELGQKVAMPPAPQALTAEEIAGARANPGLNRGLYAILLGLRSEGVREWNYATNLHNPGGMSDRELLAAADLACKQEIWDRCVNTSERTKSFIDATQRYPMPFRGLVVDHSKSIGLDPAYVYGLIRQESRFIMDARSHVGASGLMQVMPATAKWTARKIGMTDFTPDMIYDRETNITIGTAYLKLALDDFDGSMALAAAAYNAGPGRPRNWRNGPVVDTAIWAENVPFAETRTYVKNVLANTNNYAAILTGQPQSIKSRLGTVGPRNAAEPEPNKDLP, from the coding sequence ATGCAATGGCTCAAGATTCTGACACCGTTACTGCTCGGGGCTAGTCTGGCAAGTACGGTTGCGCCCGTTTCGGCACAAACCCGGGGCGACGATGTGCTGCTTGAAATGCAAAAAGCATTCAGGCAGAAAGACAAACAAAAGCTCTCCGCACTCCTGTCGGGCGCGCGGGGCCACGTGCTTGAACCTTGGGCTGCCTACTGGGAACTGAAGGCGCGGCTCGAAGAGGCGACGCAGGACGAGGTTGATGCTTTCTTGCAACGTTACGCGGGAAGCTATCAGGAAGACCGTCTGCGCAACGACTGGTTGCTGTTGCTCGGCCAGCGGCGTGACTGGGAGCGGTTCATGGATGTGCACGCCAAGTTCCGCATGCGTGACGACAAGGAGGTGCAGTGCTACGCCCTCAACGTCGATCAGATGGTGGGCAAGGCGACGGAAGAAGGTGCTGACCTGATTCTGCGCAACTGGTACAGCCAGCGCGAACTGGACGACGGCTGCGCCTATGCGGCGTCCGAGCTGTTCGGCAACAAGAAGATCAAGGCCATCGATGTCTGGCGCAAGGCGCGGCTCGCGGCCGAGGCCAACCGCCTGCGGGCGGTGGCGAAGGCCGTGCAGATCGTCGCTCCCGAGGCGGCGGGCGGTCTGCGCGAGGCCATCGATTCGCCCACCAAATACCTGACCGGCCGGGCCACGGCGCGCGGCAAGATGAAGCAGGAATTCATCGTGCTGGCGCTGATCCGCATGGCCATGAGCGATCCGGCGCAGGCTGCGAATATCCTTGACAACAAATGGGGCGTGCAGCTTTCGGCCGAGGAGCGCAATTGGCTCTGGGGGCTGATCGGCAAGCAGGCGGCCAATTCGCTGTCGCCCGATGCACTGGGCTATTTCAACAACGTGACGCGCGACGCCGACTTGAATGACGACATGCTGGGCTGGCGTGTGCGCGCCGCGATGCGCGCGGGGCAGTGGAAGGTCGTCTCGCGCAGCATCGACGCGATGAGCGCTGCGGGCCGCACCGATCCGACCTGGGTCTACTGGCGCGGACGGGCCTATCTATCGAATCGCCCGGGTGATGAGGACAAGGCGAACGCCAAGCGCTTGTTCGAGTCGATTGCGGGCACCAGCAACTTCTACGAGCAACTTGCTCGCGAAGAGTTGGGCCAGAAGGTGGCCATGCCACCGGCGCCCCAAGCGCTCACGGCCGAAGAAATCGCGGGTGCGCGTGCCAATCCGGGGCTCAATCGCGGGCTCTATGCCATCTTGCTCGGCCTGCGCAGCGAAGGCGTGCGCGAGTGGAACTACGCGACCAATCTGCACAACCCCGGCGGTATGAGTGACCGCGAACTGTTGGCGGCCGCCGATTTGGCGTGCAAGCAGGAGATCTGGGATCGTTGCGTCAACACCAGCGAGCGCACCAAGTCGTTCATCGACGCGACTCAGCGCTATCCGATGCCATTTCGCGGCTTGGTGGTGGATCACTCCAAGAGCATTGGCCTCGATCCGGCTTATGTCTACGGCTTGATTCGTCAGGAAAGCCGTTTCATCATGGACGCGCGCTCGCATGTGGGCGCATCGGGTCTGATGCAGGTGATGCCTGCGACCGCCAAATGGACGGCCCGCAAGATCGGCATGACCGACTTCACGCCCGACATGATCTACGACCGCGAGACCAACATCACCATCGGCACCGCGTATCTGAAGCTGGCGCTTGATGATTTCGACGGCTCGATGGCGCTGGCCGCTGCTGCCTACAACGCGGGGCCTGGCCGCCCGCGCAATTGGCGCAATGGTCCGGTGGTCGATACGGCGATCTGGGCAGAGAACGTACCCTTCGCCGAGACCCGCACTTATGTGAAGAACGTGCTGGCGAACACCAACAACTATGCGGCCATTCTTACGGGGCAGCCACAGTCGATCAAGTCGCGATTGGGAACGGTGGGCCCGCGCAATGCGGCTGAGCCCGAACCGAACAAAGACCTGCCGTAA
- a CDS encoding 5-formyltetrahydrofolate cyclo-ligase, with amino-acid sequence MDKAALRRALVEQRLNLPDRLVRADMLQRVMRIWLVDRPDTVIGAYWPIKGEFDPLPALHRWKEDGELLDEPKRRRIGLPVVNREHKTLTFHAWYPGCPMEEDAYGIPKPKDTELIVPTLLFVPCVGYSAGGYRLGYGGGFYDRTLAALEPRPFTVGLGYTNGYVDEFEPEAHDQPLDAILNDNGVVWPNY; translated from the coding sequence ATGGACAAAGCAGCCCTGCGTCGCGCACTGGTAGAACAACGACTTAATTTGCCCGACAGGTTGGTTCGCGCCGACATGTTGCAGCGTGTCATGCGCATCTGGCTGGTCGACAGGCCCGACACCGTCATCGGTGCCTACTGGCCCATCAAGGGGGAATTTGACCCTCTGCCCGCCCTGCACCGCTGGAAGGAAGACGGCGAGTTGCTCGACGAGCCCAAGCGCCGCCGCATCGGCTTGCCGGTGGTGAACCGCGAGCACAAGACCCTCACCTTCCACGCCTGGTACCCCGGCTGTCCGATGGAAGAAGACGCCTACGGCATCCCCAAGCCCAAGGACACCGAACTGATCGTGCCCACTCTGCTCTTCGTGCCCTGCGTGGGCTACAGCGCGGGCGGCTACCGCCTCGGCTACGGCGGCGGCTTCTACGACCGCACACTGGCCGCACTCGAGCCGCGCCCGTTCACCGTGGGGCTGGGCTACACCAATGGCTATGTCGATGAATTCGAGCCCGAGGCACATGACCAGCCCTTGGACGCGATCCTGAACGACAACGGCGTCGTCTGGCCGAACTATTGA
- the queC gene encoding 7-cyano-7-deazaguanine synthase QueC yields the protein MSFSNSPNAIHKTALVLFSGGQDSTTCLAQALSRYERVETLGFDYGQRHSIEMQVRQTALQALREAFPEWDAKLGEDHVLSLDVLAQIGGSSLTEDVAFAMQADGLPNTFVPGRNLLFLTLAGALAYRRGISVIVTGVCETDFSGYPDCRDDTMKAMQLALNLGLERRLLIETPLMWIDKAQTWQLAFELGGAQLVELIRRDTHTCYLGVRDSLQDWGYGCGGCPACELRARGWAQWHHQAAQ from the coding sequence ATGTCCTTTTCGAATTCACCCAACGCCATCCACAAGACCGCTCTGGTTCTCTTCTCCGGCGGCCAGGATTCCACCACCTGTCTCGCGCAGGCGTTGTCGCGTTACGAACGGGTGGAGACGCTGGGGTTTGACTACGGCCAGCGGCACAGCATCGAGATGCAGGTGCGGCAGACCGCCCTGCAGGCGCTGCGCGAGGCGTTTCCAGAGTGGGACGCGAAACTCGGTGAGGACCATGTGCTTTCGCTCGATGTGCTGGCGCAGATCGGGGGCTCTTCGCTGACCGAGGATGTGGCGTTCGCGATGCAGGCAGACGGTCTGCCGAACACCTTTGTGCCGGGGCGCAATCTGCTGTTTCTGACGCTGGCGGGGGCGCTGGCCTACCGGCGGGGCATCAGCGTGATCGTGACGGGCGTCTGCGAGACCGATTTTTCGGGCTACCCCGATTGCCGCGACGACACGATGAAGGCCATGCAGTTGGCACTCAATCTGGGACTGGAGCGGCGTCTGCTGATCGAGACGCCGCTGATGTGGATCGACAAGGCGCAGACCTGGCAGCTGGCCTTCGAGCTGGGCGGGGCGCAGTTGGTCGAGCTGATCCGGCGCGACACCCATACCTGCTATCTGGGCGTGCGCGACAGCCTGCAGGATTGGGGATACGGCTGCGGGGGCTGTCCGGCGTGCGAGTTGCGCGCGCGTGGTTGGGCGCAGTGGCACCACCAAGCGGCTCAATAA
- a CDS encoding glutathione S-transferase family protein, with amino-acid sequence MLQLFIGNKNYSSWSMRPWVLLKQAGIPFEEVLVRFDSFSEGSRFKTQIGQVSPTGKVPALVDGELAIWDTLAIAEYLAEKFPEKHLWPTEAKARAIARSVCAEMHSGFTALRSNCGMNIEASLPEIGALIWRDKPAVQADVNRLVEMWSSLLDTHKGPMLFGEFSIADAYYAPVCSRITTYTLPVPAHIKAYVERVMALPGVQAWVKDALAENDFVPFDEPYRVKGNAAS; translated from the coding sequence ATGCTCCAACTCTTCATCGGCAACAAGAACTACTCCTCCTGGTCCATGCGCCCCTGGGTGCTACTCAAGCAGGCTGGCATCCCGTTCGAGGAAGTGCTGGTGCGCTTCGACAGCTTTTCCGAAGGCTCCAGGTTCAAGACCCAGATAGGTCAAGTTTCCCCCACCGGCAAGGTGCCCGCGCTGGTCGACGGCGAGCTCGCCATCTGGGATACCCTCGCCATCGCCGAATATCTCGCGGAGAAATTCCCCGAAAAACACCTCTGGCCAACGGAGGCCAAGGCCCGCGCCATCGCCCGCAGCGTCTGCGCCGAAATGCACAGCGGCTTCACCGCACTGCGCAGCAATTGCGGCATGAACATCGAAGCCAGCCTACCCGAGATCGGAGCCCTGATCTGGCGCGACAAGCCCGCCGTACAGGCCGATGTGAACCGCCTCGTGGAGATGTGGAGCAGCCTGCTCGACACCCACAAGGGTCCGATGCTGTTCGGCGAATTCAGCATTGCCGATGCTTACTACGCTCCGGTCTGCTCGCGGATCACGACTTATACGCTGCCGGTGCCTGCCCACATCAAGGCTTATGTGGAGCGGGTGATGGCTCTGCCTGGCGTGCAGGCGTGGGTGAAGGATGCGCTCGCGGAGAATGACTTTGTTCCGTTTGACGAGCCGTATCGGGTCAAGGGCAACGCCGCTTCATAA
- a CDS encoding multifunctional CCA addition/repair protein, translating to MKIYMVGGAVRDRLMGQPVNDRDWVVVGAQPEEMTQLGYTAVGRDFPVFLHPQTHEEYALARTERKSGRGYRGFVVQTSPDVTLEEDLSRRDLTVNAMAAPLDWNGSADAVVDPYDGQRDLQSKILRHVTNAFREDPVRILRIARFAARFADFSVAPETIALMREMVAEGEVDHLVPERVWQEISRGLMEPRPSRMFEVLRECGALTVLLPELDALWGVPQRAEYHPEVDTGVHVMMVVDMSAQLHTPLGVRVASLMHDLGKGTTPADILPRHIAHEERSVDLVNSVCDRWRVPNDLHELAVLVAREHGNIHRSKELSPGALLRLFERCDAIRKPARFEEALFACECDARGRLGFENNPYPQRTRLTHALQAVLDVKTGPIAGAAAKRGLKGEAIGAAVADARREALRIWLSNEAPTP from the coding sequence ATGAAAATCTATATGGTAGGCGGCGCAGTACGCGACCGCCTCATGGGCCAACCAGTGAACGACCGCGATTGGGTCGTTGTCGGCGCGCAGCCCGAAGAAATGACACAGCTCGGCTACACCGCCGTCGGCCGCGACTTTCCCGTGTTCCTGCATCCGCAGACGCACGAGGAATACGCCCTCGCGCGCACCGAACGCAAGAGCGGCCGAGGCTATCGCGGCTTCGTGGTGCAGACCTCGCCCGACGTCACGCTCGAAGAAGACCTCTCGCGCCGCGACCTCACGGTCAACGCAATGGCCGCGCCACTCGACTGGAACGGCAGCGCTGACGCCGTGGTTGACCCTTACGACGGCCAGAGGGATCTGCAAAGCAAGATCCTGCGCCACGTGACCAACGCCTTCCGCGAAGACCCTGTGCGCATCCTGCGCATCGCCCGCTTCGCCGCGCGCTTTGCCGATTTCAGCGTCGCGCCCGAGACCATCGCCCTCATGCGCGAGATGGTGGCCGAGGGCGAGGTCGATCACCTCGTGCCCGAACGCGTCTGGCAGGAAATCTCGCGCGGCCTCATGGAGCCACGCCCCTCGCGCATGTTCGAGGTTCTGCGCGAATGCGGCGCGCTCACGGTGCTGCTACCCGAACTCGATGCACTCTGGGGCGTGCCGCAACGCGCCGAATACCACCCCGAAGTCGACACCGGCGTGCACGTGATGATGGTGGTGGACATGTCCGCCCAATTGCACACACCGCTGGGCGTGCGCGTTGCCAGCCTGATGCACGACCTCGGCAAGGGCACCACACCCGCCGACATCCTGCCGCGCCATATCGCACATGAGGAACGCAGTGTCGATCTGGTGAACTCCGTCTGCGACCGCTGGCGCGTGCCCAACGACCTGCACGAACTCGCCGTACTGGTCGCACGCGAACACGGCAACATCCATCGCAGCAAGGAGCTCAGCCCGGGCGCGTTGCTGCGCCTCTTCGAGCGCTGCGACGCCATCCGCAAACCCGCACGTTTTGAAGAAGCCCTGTTTGCCTGCGAATGCGATGCGCGCGGGCGACTGGGGTTCGAGAACAATCCCTATCCACAGCGCACGCGCCTGACCCATGCCCTGCAAGCCGTGCTCGATGTGAAAACCGGCCCCATCGCAGGAGCAGCCGCAAAACGTGGCCTCAAGGGCGAAGCCATTGGCGCGGCCGTCGCCGACGCAAGGCGAGAGGCATTGCGCATATGGCTGTCCAACGAAGCACCGACACCATGA
- the trxC gene encoding thioredoxin TrxC: protein MSDLLHVVCPHCHKTNRIARDQLSASANCGSCHQPLLTGEPVNLDGVSFAKHVGRSQLPVVVDFWAPWCGPCRMMAPAYAQAAQVLQTRAQFAKLDTQAHPETAAPFGIRSIPTMAVFREGVELGRISGALPAGEIVRWVESLL, encoded by the coding sequence ATGTCCGATCTGCTTCACGTTGTCTGTCCCCATTGCCACAAGACCAATCGCATTGCGCGCGATCAGTTGAGCGCGTCTGCCAACTGCGGCAGTTGCCATCAGCCGCTGTTGACCGGCGAGCCGGTGAATCTGGATGGGGTGAGTTTCGCTAAGCATGTCGGGCGCAGTCAGCTGCCGGTGGTGGTGGATTTCTGGGCGCCTTGGTGTGGGCCTTGTCGGATGATGGCGCCTGCTTATGCGCAGGCGGCTCAGGTTTTGCAGACCCGTGCGCAGTTTGCGAAGTTGGATACGCAGGCGCATCCGGAGACGGCTGCTCCGTTTGGGATTCGGAGCATTCCTACGATGGCGGTGTTTCGGGAGGGGGTGGAGTTGGGGCGGATTTCCGGGGCCTTGCCTGCCGGGGAGATTGTGCGGTGGGTGGAGTCTTTGCTTTGA
- the otsB gene encoding trehalose-phosphatase, translated as MQGFPRLTSGHALFLDFDGTLVDIAPQPDAVWVEEGVIPALQTLSTLLQGALAIVTGRALSDIDHYLAPLQLNVASEHGARIRVVTGDDGTTQNSIQVTAPAHLETAIQRLKAALQQYPSLLLETKTSGLALHYRNAPALEPTCSKLMDEIANDMPGMEMLRGKCVLELKPMGPSKGRAVQTFMQRPAFAGRTPVFVGDDVTDESAFMAVQSMGGLGIKVGQQGASVATARCDSAQDVRAWLQQSASGTS; from the coding sequence ATGCAAGGGTTTCCAAGACTGACTTCTGGTCACGCACTTTTTCTGGATTTCGACGGCACGCTGGTAGACATCGCACCTCAGCCGGATGCAGTGTGGGTGGAGGAAGGCGTCATCCCTGCACTGCAAACGCTCAGCACCTTATTGCAAGGCGCGCTCGCCATCGTCACCGGGCGTGCGCTGTCCGATATCGATCACTACCTCGCGCCGCTGCAACTCAACGTGGCGAGTGAGCATGGCGCACGCATCCGTGTTGTGACAGGCGATGACGGCACCACTCAGAACAGCATCCAAGTCACCGCACCTGCGCATCTCGAAACGGCAATACAACGGCTCAAAGCTGCGCTGCAGCAATACCCGAGCCTGCTTTTGGAAACCAAGACCTCGGGCCTCGCACTCCACTACCGCAACGCGCCAGCGCTTGAGCCCACCTGCTCAAAACTGATGGACGAGATCGCAAACGATATGCCCGGCATGGAGATGCTGCGCGGCAAGTGCGTGCTCGAACTCAAGCCTATGGGGCCAAGCAAAGGACGCGCCGTGCAGACCTTCATGCAACGGCCCGCCTTCGCAGGCCGCACGCCGGTCTTCGTTGGCGACGATGTCACAGATGAATCCGCCTTCATGGCCGTGCAATCGATGGGCGGGCTGGGCATCAAGGTGGGACAACAGGGAGCGAGCGTTGCAACTGCAAGGTGCGATTCAGCACAGGACGTGCGGGCATGGTTGCAGCAGTCCGCTTCAGGAACTTCATGA
- a CDS encoding glycoside hydrolase family 15 protein yields MMTTTDTSTNTARFGTPAQPSLNLGVIGNCSISALVDSQGDIVWSCLPRFDGDPVFNALLQPGEAGSRFAVELEDLVSTRQSYEPNTAVLRTILTDRSGNSIEITDFAPRFHSRSRLFRPVTLVRKVRPLHGAPRIRVRLKLAFDWGKTEPIVTRGSNHVRYVGTQMTLRLNTDAPVSYVLEEQPFLLSKTQHFLLGADESLSTGIADTALQFERETIAYWRKWSQGLSIPLEWQDAVIRSAITLKLSLYEETGAIVAAMTTSIPESPHSGRNWDYRYCWLRDAFFVVRALNSLSETGTMEDYLRWLSNVVIEATTGHIQPLYGIGLESQLPESTMDHFAGYREMGPVRVGNQAAEHFQHDVYGNIVLGAAQAFHDRRLLHPAGAAEFRYLERIGEHAVRVYGTPDAGMWELRTRARVHTSSALMSWAACDRLAKIAEHLGFAERVHYWSAHAGRMRDEILERSWNPTRKAFAESFGGRELDASVLLMSEVGLVDASDPRFVSTVDAMEASLCDGPFMRRYEAADDFGKPETSFNICTFWRIDALARIGRTEQAREIFEAMLAARNPLGLLSEDTHSETREMWGNFPQTYSMVGVINAAIALSKPWRSVI; encoded by the coding sequence ATGATGACGACCACGGACACCAGCACGAACACCGCACGCTTCGGCACACCGGCCCAGCCCTCATTGAATCTGGGGGTGATCGGCAACTGCTCGATCAGTGCGCTGGTCGACAGCCAGGGCGACATCGTCTGGAGCTGCCTGCCGCGTTTCGATGGCGACCCCGTGTTCAACGCGCTGCTACAGCCCGGCGAAGCGGGCAGCCGTTTCGCCGTTGAACTTGAAGACCTCGTGAGCACGCGCCAGTCCTACGAACCCAACACCGCAGTCCTGCGCACCATACTCACCGACCGCAGCGGCAACAGCATCGAGATCACCGATTTCGCACCGCGCTTTCACTCGCGCTCGCGACTCTTTCGCCCGGTCACGCTGGTGCGCAAGGTGCGCCCGCTGCATGGTGCGCCGCGCATCCGCGTGCGGCTCAAGCTCGCCTTCGATTGGGGAAAAACAGAGCCCATCGTCACGCGTGGCAGCAACCATGTGCGCTATGTCGGCACGCAAATGACGTTGCGTCTGAATACCGACGCGCCCGTGTCCTATGTGCTTGAGGAACAGCCATTTCTGCTCTCGAAGACGCAGCACTTTCTGCTGGGGGCAGACGAATCGCTGTCCACCGGCATTGCAGACACGGCGCTGCAGTTCGAGCGCGAAACCATCGCCTATTGGCGCAAGTGGAGCCAGGGTCTGTCGATTCCTCTCGAGTGGCAGGACGCGGTGATCCGCTCGGCCATCACGCTCAAGCTCTCGCTCTACGAAGAGACCGGTGCCATCGTCGCCGCGATGACCACGAGCATCCCTGAATCGCCACACAGTGGCCGCAACTGGGACTACCGCTACTGCTGGCTGCGCGATGCGTTCTTCGTGGTGCGCGCGCTCAACAGTCTCTCGGAAACCGGCACGATGGAGGACTATCTTCGCTGGCTCTCCAACGTGGTGATCGAGGCGACCACTGGTCACATTCAACCGCTCTACGGCATCGGCCTCGAAAGCCAGTTGCCCGAGTCCACGATGGACCATTTCGCGGGCTACCGGGAGATGGGGCCGGTGCGCGTGGGCAATCAGGCGGCTGAGCATTTTCAGCACGATGTGTACGGCAACATCGTGCTCGGCGCGGCGCAAGCCTTTCATGATCGGCGCCTTCTGCATCCGGCCGGCGCGGCGGAGTTCCGCTACCTCGAGCGCATCGGCGAGCATGCCGTGCGCGTCTATGGCACGCCCGATGCGGGCATGTGGGAGCTGCGCACCCGCGCACGGGTACATACATCATCGGCACTGATGAGCTGGGCCGCCTGCGACCGGCTCGCCAAGATCGCCGAGCATCTGGGTTTCGCCGAGCGCGTGCATTACTGGAGCGCGCATGCTGGCCGGATGCGCGATGAGATCTTGGAGCGATCATGGAACCCGACGCGCAAGGCGTTCGCGGAGAGCTTCGGCGGCAGAGAGCTCGATGCAAGCGTGCTGCTGATGAGCGAGGTGGGCCTCGTCGATGCGAGCGACCCGCGCTTCGTGAGCACGGTGGACGCCATGGAGGCGAGCCTCTGCGACGGCCCGTTCATGCGCCGCTATGAGGCCGCCGATGACTTCGGCAAGCCCGAGACCTCGTTCAACATCTGCACGTTCTGGCGCATCGATGCGCTCGCCCGCATCGGTCGCACGGAGCAGGCGCGCGAGATATTCGAGGCCATGCTGGCCGCGCGCAATCCGCTCGGCCTGCTGTCAGAAGACACGCATTCCGAGACGCGCGAGATGTGGGGCAACTTTCCCCAGACCTATTCGATGGTGGGCGTGATCAACGCCGCCATCGCCCTGTCCAAGCCCTGGAGGAGCGTGATCTGA
- the otsA gene encoding alpha,alpha-trehalose-phosphate synthase (UDP-forming) — MGRLVVVSNRLADPRKPAAGGLAVALGESLQRTGGLWFGWSGNIIDEPGDGESRLHTRSSGKVTLATVDLNRSDYESYYEGYANSVLWPVFHYRLDLANFNTRYLAGYRRVNQLFARKLKPLLRDDDIIWVHDYHLIPLAAELRALGCTQRIGFFLHVPLPPSLLLAAIPQHEWLMRSLFSYDLVGLQSEADVAHCIRYMTTESQAVLKDDQRLEGFGASVQVKAFPIGIDVEEFRHLGQSQDAVDTFERVRSEYSRRQLLLGIDRLDYSKGIPQRVRAFRELLERYPDNEHSATLLMIASPSRDAVNAYADLRQELEGLCGAINGDFGDLDWMPVRYIHRTVARKRVPGLCRASRVGLVTPLRDGMNLVAKEYVVAQDPDDPGVLVLSRFAGAAEQLKDALLVNPYDTEGMAECIQNALHMPLPERQRRHRALLENITRYDIHWWRESFLQTLQSLSTSASAA; from the coding sequence ATGGGCCGACTCGTGGTCGTATCCAACCGCCTTGCAGACCCGCGTAAACCGGCAGCGGGAGGCTTGGCCGTAGCCCTCGGCGAATCGCTGCAGCGCACGGGCGGGCTGTGGTTTGGCTGGAGCGGCAATATCATCGACGAGCCCGGCGATGGCGAAAGCCGCCTGCACACGCGCAGCTCGGGCAAGGTGACGCTGGCCACAGTCGATCTGAATCGCAGCGACTACGAGTCCTACTACGAAGGCTACGCCAACAGTGTGCTGTGGCCGGTGTTTCATTACAGGCTCGATCTCGCGAACTTCAACACCCGCTACCTCGCCGGATATCGTCGCGTGAACCAGCTCTTCGCGCGCAAGCTCAAACCGCTCTTGCGCGACGACGACATCATCTGGGTGCACGACTACCACCTCATCCCGCTAGCGGCCGAACTGCGCGCGCTAGGCTGCACGCAGCGCATTGGCTTCTTCCTGCACGTTCCACTGCCACCCTCGCTGCTGCTGGCCGCCATTCCGCAGCATGAATGGCTGATGCGCTCGCTGTTTTCCTACGACCTCGTCGGGCTGCAGAGCGAGGCAGACGTTGCACACTGCATCCGCTACATGACTACTGAATCGCAGGCGGTGTTGAAGGACGATCAGCGGCTCGAGGGTTTTGGTGCGAGCGTGCAGGTGAAGGCATTTCCCATCGGCATCGATGTCGAGGAGTTCCGGCATCTGGGCCAATCGCAGGATGCGGTAGACACTTTCGAGCGGGTACGCAGCGAATACTCGCGCCGCCAACTGCTGCTGGGCATCGACCGGCTCGACTACTCCAAGGGCATACCGCAGCGCGTGCGCGCGTTTCGCGAGCTGCTTGAGCGCTATCCCGACAACGAGCACAGCGCCACACTGCTGATGATCGCCTCGCCGAGCCGCGATGCCGTCAATGCCTACGCCGATCTGCGACAAGAGCTCGAGGGCCTGTGCGGCGCAATCAACGGCGACTTCGGCGATCTCGACTGGATGCCCGTGCGTTACATCCACCGCACCGTTGCGCGCAAACGCGTTCCAGGGCTGTGCCGCGCATCGCGCGTAGGGCTCGTCACACCGCTGCGCGACGGCATGAATCTGGTCGCCAAGGAGTACGTGGTGGCGCAGGACCCGGACGACCCCGGTGTGCTCGTGCTCTCGCGCTTTGCCGGTGCGGCGGAGCAACTCAAGGATGCGCTGCTGGTCAACCCCTACGACACCGAGGGCATGGCCGAGTGCATACAGAATGCCCTGCACATGCCGCTTCCCGAGCGCCAACGCAGGCACCGCGCGCTGCTGGAAAACATCACGCGCTACGACATCCACTGGTGGCGCGAATCGTTCCTGCAGACGCTTCAATCCTTATCGACGAGCGCCAGCGCAGCATAG
- a CDS encoding ROK family protein, with product MKACVDIGGTKVAVSLVRDASGSDRPAPMAVRVAEPTVKTGAVDALARQVLALIDAACAQVGCARADITATGVSSCGPFVLVDGRIEVANPNICGGLAGAPRDIGNEWTRIPLEEPLVQALGTVRIANDAVAALVAERRWGALRGSENCAYVTWSTGVGAGLCVDGHVLRGKNGNAGHAGHSFVVDGDAAALCGCGNRGDVESMIAGGSLEGRIGTDAERLMTAATQGDVRAVRTVQQLCEVMGRMLYNLIATLDLQRISLGGSVFLHHAGLLLPQLEREVQRHFPALTQGVELCVAGLADKVGDYAALALVDKD from the coding sequence ATGAAAGCTTGTGTGGATATTGGCGGCACCAAGGTCGCCGTGAGTCTGGTGCGAGATGCGAGCGGCAGTGATCGACCTGCTCCGATGGCGGTGCGCGTGGCCGAGCCCACGGTCAAGACCGGCGCAGTCGATGCATTGGCGCGGCAGGTGCTCGCGCTCATCGATGCGGCCTGCGCGCAGGTGGGGTGCGCGCGTGCGGACATTACTGCGACGGGGGTGTCGTCCTGCGGGCCGTTCGTGCTCGTCGATGGCCGCATCGAGGTGGCCAATCCCAACATCTGCGGCGGCCTGGCCGGTGCGCCGCGCGACATAGGTAACGAGTGGACGCGCATACCGCTCGAGGAGCCGCTAGTACAGGCACTCGGCACGGTGCGCATCGCCAACGACGCCGTCGCCGCACTGGTCGCAGAGCGGCGCTGGGGCGCACTGCGCGGTTCTGAAAACTGCGCCTATGTCACCTGGAGCACTGGCGTGGGTGCGGGACTGTGCGTCGATGGTCATGTGCTGCGCGGCAAGAACGGCAACGCGGGTCACGCGGGGCACAGCTTTGTGGTCGATGGGGATGCGGCCGCGCTCTGCGGCTGCGGCAACCGGGGCGATGTGGAATCCATGATCGCAGGAGGCTCGCTCGAAGGGCGCATTGGCACTGATGCCGAGCGACTGATGACCGCCGCAACGCAAGGCGACGTGCGGGCTGTACGCACCGTGCAGCAGCTCTGCGAAGTCATGGGCCGCATGCTCTACAACCTGATCGCCACGCTTGATTTGCAGCGCATCAGCCTCGGCGGATCGGTGTTTCTTCACCACGCGGGGCTGTTGCTGCCGCAACTCGAGCGCGAGGTGCAGCGGCATTTTCCGGCGCTCACACAAGGGGTGGAATTGTGCGTCGCGGGGCTGGCCGACAAGGTAGGTGACTATGCTGCGCTGGCGCTCGTCGATAAGGATTGA